From Streptomyces sp. Edi4, one genomic window encodes:
- a CDS encoding nucleotide sugar dehydrogenase, translated as MPADLAVIGLGHLGLPLAQAAVAAGIQTVGHDTDPRAVAELNAGRTPLDGSLTPADLRRMVAGGFHTTSDPAELGRVRTAVICAPTTLAADRTLDLGAVADAARALAGRLRPHTTVILESAGHPGTTGEFLRPLLEEGSGLRAGRDFHLACSPSRVDPGNRTHGYAATPKVIGGLTPACTESAAAFYGRLTDKVVRARGLREAEMSKVLETNFRHVNIALVNEMAVLCHDMGVDLWDVIRCSETKPFGFQAFRPGPGVGGHGIPLDPAPLPYAGLRMVGLAREINAHMPGYVIQRSTTLLNEHGKSARGARVLLLGVTYKPDFADQEGSPAQEIAGRLMDLGAQITYHDPHVPAWRVRDQPVPRADSLYEAAAHADLTVLLQHHRTYDLQGLAVKAQLLLDTRGATPAGAAHRL; from the coding sequence ATGCCCGCAGACCTCGCCGTCATCGGACTCGGCCACTTGGGCCTGCCCCTCGCCCAAGCCGCCGTCGCCGCCGGCATCCAGACCGTCGGACACGACACCGATCCACGTGCCGTCGCGGAACTCAACGCGGGCCGCACCCCGCTCGACGGCTCGCTCACCCCGGCCGATCTGCGCCGCATGGTCGCGGGCGGCTTCCACACCACGAGCGATCCCGCCGAACTCGGCCGGGTCCGCACGGCCGTCATCTGCGCTCCCACCACCCTGGCCGCCGACCGCACCCTCGACCTCGGCGCGGTCGCCGACGCGGCCCGGGCGCTGGCCGGGCGGCTGCGGCCGCACACCACCGTCATCCTGGAGTCGGCCGGACACCCGGGCACCACCGGGGAGTTTCTGCGCCCGCTCCTCGAAGAGGGCTCGGGCCTTCGCGCCGGGCGCGACTTCCACCTCGCCTGCTCGCCGAGCCGCGTAGACCCCGGCAACCGCACCCACGGCTACGCCGCCACGCCCAAGGTCATCGGCGGCCTCACCCCCGCGTGCACGGAATCGGCGGCCGCCTTCTACGGCCGCCTCACCGACAAGGTGGTCCGCGCCCGGGGCCTGCGCGAGGCGGAGATGTCCAAAGTGCTCGAAACCAACTTCCGCCACGTGAACATCGCCCTGGTCAACGAAATGGCCGTGCTCTGCCACGACATGGGCGTCGACCTCTGGGACGTCATCCGCTGCTCGGAGACCAAACCGTTCGGTTTCCAGGCGTTCCGCCCAGGCCCCGGCGTCGGCGGCCACGGCATCCCGCTCGACCCGGCCCCGCTGCCCTACGCGGGCCTGCGCATGGTCGGTCTGGCCCGCGAGATCAACGCGCACATGCCCGGATACGTCATCCAGCGCTCCACCACGCTCCTGAACGAGCACGGCAAGTCGGCGCGCGGTGCCCGCGTCCTGCTCCTGGGCGTGACCTACAAGCCGGACTTCGCCGACCAGGAGGGCTCCCCGGCCCAGGAGATCGCGGGGCGCCTGATGGACCTGGGCGCGCAGATCACGTACCACGACCCCCATGTGCCCGCCTGGCGCGTCCGCGACCAGCCGGTGCCACGCGCGGACTCGCTGTACGAGGCCGCCGCCCACGCCGATCTGACGGTCCTGCTCCAGCACCACCGCACATACGACCTCCAGGGCCTGGCGGTCAAGGCGCAGCTTCTCCTGGACACGCGCGGGGCCACCCCGGCGGGCGCCGCGCACCGGCTGTGA